In the genome of Epinephelus lanceolatus isolate andai-2023 chromosome 18, ASM4190304v1, whole genome shotgun sequence, one region contains:
- the LOC144458610 gene encoding uncharacterized protein LOC144458610 yields MGDLLSKIEERLKEREKEELENFVKRLPKGPDLRVSRSIKMFTSLESSDNLRQHYETRKMEAGDVAADLIKNLVDKLADLKSAPQLAGLGALAVAVFIDVITFSPPEESTKDALRCVFAEEKASEVWDQIDECLKRCMMHINDDDELRSNISRIECQLSAALTKLKNSMVKDGHMTSPALKAWVNGAAFHVQMLIHLVRLRGIQTCDPVERILSVYQSDLDTLFKEHKEMIRKKCYMRVVVLFDQPVHYLFDEDSMGHVIDPRNTYDEYFEVYYEHRYDRQRCESQQYFSDVRQNLQQLVDQRGSFNVSPYLHHTASSWEDVGSP; encoded by the coding sequence ATGGGTGACTTGTTGAGCAAAATAGAGGAGCGTTTGAAGGAGAGGGAAAAGGAAGAACTGGAAAATTTTGTGAAGCGACTCCCCAAGGGTCCAGATCTGAGAGTCAGCAGGAGCATCAAGATGTTCACCAGTCTTGAGTCTTCAGACAACCTGAGGCAACACTACGAGACGAGGAAAATGGAGGCGGGTGATGTCGCTGCAGACTTGATCAAAAACCTGGTGGACAAGCTGGCTGACTTGAAGTCAGCTCCTCAACTGGCGGGCCTCGGAGCGCTGGCTGTCGCCGTCTTCATCGATGTCATTACCTTCAGTCCACCTGAGGAGAGCACGAAGGACGCTCTGCGATGTGTGTTTGCTGAGGAGAAGGCGTCTGAGGTCTGGGACCAGATCGACGAGTGCCTGAAGAGATGCATGATGCACATCAACGACGACGACGAACTGAGGAGCAACATCAGCCGGATCGAGTGCCAGCTGAGCGCCGCCCTCACCAAGCTGAAGAACTCCATGGTGAAGGACGGACACATGACGTCTCCGGCTCTGAAGGCCTGGGTGAACGGGGCAGCCTTCCACGTCCAGATGCTGATTCACCTGGTGAGACTCAGAGGGATTCAAACCTGCGACCCTGTGGAGAGAATCCTCTCAGTATACCAGAGCGACCTGGACACACTGTTCAAGGAGCACAAGGAGATGATCAGGAAAAAATGCTACATGAGAGTGGTGGTTTTATTTGACCAACCTGTTCACTACCTGTTTGATGAAGACTCAATGGGCCACGTTATAGATCCCAGAAACACCTATGACGAATACTTTGAGGTGTATTATGAGCACAGGTACGACAGGCAGAGGTGTGAGAGTCAGCAGTATTTCAGTGACGTCAGACAGAACCTGCAGCAGCTGGTCGATCAGAGAGGCTCCTTTAATGTATCTCCTTACCTCCACCACACTGCATCCTCATGGGAGGATGTTGGATCTCCATAA
- the LOC117268615 gene encoding uncharacterized protein LOC117268615, producing MGNFLSEERERMKQIERERLERFLKQLDKGPDLRVSRSIKMFTSLESSDNLRQHYETRKMEAGDVAADLIKNLVDKLAGLETAPQLAGLGALAVAVFIDVITFSPPEESTKDALRCVFAEEKASEVWDQIDECLKRCMMHINDDDELRSNISRIECQLSAALTKLKNSMVKDGHMTSPALKAWVNGAAFHVQMLIHLVRLRGIQTCDPVERILSVYQSDIDPLFRKHKEMIEEKSSMKRMTHVLVPEGKFYVDEDSKLYDMHPFGSYDKYFEAYYEHRYSRQWCEIQQYFGDVRQNLQQLVDQRGSFNV from the coding sequence ATGGGTAATTTTTTGAGTGAAGAAAGGGAGCGTATGAAGCAGATTGAGAGGGAACGACTGGAACGTTTTCTGAAGCAGCTTGACAAGGGTCCAGATCTGAGAGTCAGCAGGAGCATCAAGATGTTCACCAGTCTTGAGTCTTCAGACAACCTGAGGCAACACTACGAGACGAGGAAAATGGAGGCGGGTGATGTCGCTGCAGACTTGATCAAGAACCTGGTGGACAAGCTGGCTGGCTTGGAGACAGCTCCTCAACTGGCGGGCCTCGGAGCGCTGGCTGTCGCCGTCTTCATCGATGTCATTACCTTCAGTCCACCTGAGGAGAGCACGAAGGACGCTCTGCGATGTGTGTTTGCTGAGGAGAAAGCGTCTGAGGTCTGGGACCAGATCGACGAGTGCCTGAAGAGATGCATGATGCACATCAACGACGACGACGAACTGAGGAGCAACATCAGCCGGATCGAGTGCCAGCTGAGCGCCGCCCTCACCAAGCTGAAGAACTCCATGGTGAAGGACGGACACATGACGTCTCCGGCTCTGAAGGCCTGGGTGAACGGGGCAGCCTTCCACGTCCAGATGCTGATTCACCTGGTGAGACTCAGAGGGATTCAAACCTGCGACCCTGTGGAGAGAATCCTCTCAGTATACCAGAGCGACATTGACCCGCTGTTCAGGAAGCACAAGGAGATGATCGAGGAAAAGTCTTCCATGAAACGGATGACTCACGTCTTGGTCCCTGAAGGTAAATTTTATGTGGATGAAGATTCAAAACTCTATGATATGCATCCTTTCGGCAGCTATGACAAATACTTTGAGGCGTATTATGAGCACAGATACAGCAGGCAGTGGTGTGAGATTCAGCAGTACTTTGGTGACGTCAGACAGAACCTGCAGCAGCTGGTCGATCAGAGAGGCTCCTTTAATGTCTGA